In Halobaculum rubrum, the following are encoded in one genomic region:
- the dpsA gene encoding DNA starvation/stationary phase protection protein DpsA, with protein sequence MSTQKRVLKSAGEVEGSEALRMDAERAEQIIDALNTDLAATYVLYHQLRKHHWNVEGAEFRDLHLFLGEAAENAEAFADELAERVQALGGVPHASMATLQEEAPVEAEDEDVYDIRTSLANDMEMYGEIIETLREHVELADGLGDPATGEILRKNIVQVEEDAHHIEHYLEDDTLVTEGTMQ encoded by the coding sequence ATGAGTACCCAAAAGCGTGTGCTGAAGTCCGCGGGCGAGGTCGAGGGAAGCGAGGCGCTCCGGATGGACGCCGAGAGGGCCGAACAGATCATCGACGCGCTCAACACGGACCTCGCGGCGACGTACGTCCTGTACCACCAGCTGCGAAAGCACCACTGGAACGTGGAGGGCGCGGAGTTCCGCGATCTGCACCTATTCTTGGGCGAGGCCGCCGAGAACGCCGAGGCGTTCGCCGACGAGCTCGCGGAGCGCGTGCAGGCGCTGGGCGGCGTCCCGCACGCGTCGATGGCGACGCTCCAGGAGGAGGCGCCCGTCGAGGCCGAGGACGAGGACGTGTACGACATCCGCACGTCGCTGGCGAACGACATGGAGATGTACGGCGAGATCATCGAGACGCTGCGCGAGCACGTCGAGCTCGCCGACGGCCTCGGCGACCCCGCGACCGGCGAGATCCTCCGGAAGAACATCGTGCAGGTCGAGGAGGACGCCCACCACATCGAACACTACCTCGAGGACGACACGCTCGTCACCGAGGGCACGATGCAGTAA
- a CDS encoding NADH:flavin oxidoreductase/NADH oxidase, with protein MVDHLFTPLTLRDTEIPNRVFVSPMCQYSAPDGEPTDWHLVHLGSRAVGGAGLVLAEATAVSPEGRITPHDVGIWTDEQADEWAGIAEFVREQGSVPAIQLAHAGRKASTHRPWGDDGPVPLEAGGWEVDAPSGPYPRDGDEHPTNSLSSAEIDGVIDDFAAAAERALEAGFEVAEVHAAHGYLLHEFCSPVANDRDDEYGGSFENRTRLVREVTEAVREVWPDDKPVFVRISATDWIDDRESWDVEQSARLAPLLAEAGADLLDVSSGGISPAQEVPYAGPSYQLPYAETIREHVEEVGADIAVASVGGITEPTQAEEIVANDRADAVLMAREFLRSPYWPLHAADELGEDIEWPVQYRRAKPR; from the coding sequence ATGGTCGACCACCTGTTCACGCCGCTCACGCTGCGGGACACCGAGATCCCCAACCGCGTGTTCGTCTCGCCGATGTGTCAGTACTCCGCGCCGGACGGCGAGCCGACCGACTGGCACCTCGTCCACCTCGGCTCGCGTGCGGTCGGCGGCGCGGGACTGGTGCTGGCCGAGGCGACCGCGGTCTCGCCCGAAGGGAGGATCACTCCCCACGACGTGGGGATCTGGACCGACGAGCAGGCCGACGAGTGGGCCGGGATCGCCGAGTTTGTCCGCGAACAGGGATCCGTGCCGGCGATCCAGCTCGCGCACGCCGGCCGGAAGGCGTCGACGCATCGCCCCTGGGGCGACGACGGCCCCGTCCCGCTCGAGGCGGGCGGCTGGGAGGTCGACGCGCCGTCGGGACCGTACCCCCGCGACGGCGACGAGCACCCCACGAACAGCCTCTCGTCGGCGGAGATCGACGGCGTGATCGACGATTTCGCCGCGGCCGCCGAGCGCGCGCTCGAGGCCGGCTTCGAGGTCGCGGAGGTGCACGCCGCCCACGGCTACCTGCTGCACGAGTTCTGCTCGCCGGTCGCCAACGACCGCGACGACGAGTACGGCGGCTCCTTCGAGAACCGTACCCGACTCGTGCGCGAGGTGACCGAGGCGGTCCGCGAGGTGTGGCCCGACGACAAGCCCGTGTTCGTGCGGATCTCCGCAACCGACTGGATCGACGACCGCGAGTCGTGGGACGTAGAGCAGTCGGCGCGGCTCGCCCCGCTGCTGGCGGAGGCCGGCGCCGATCTCCTCGACGTGAGTTCGGGCGGCATCTCGCCCGCACAGGAGGTGCCGTACGCCGGACCGAGCTACCAGCTCCCGTACGCGGAGACGATCCGCGAACACGTCGAGGAGGTCGGCGCCGACATCGCGGTCGCCTCGGTCGGCGGCATCACCGAGCCGACACAGGCCGAGGAGATCGTCGCGAACGACCGCGCCGACGCGGTGCTCATGGCCCGGGAGTTCCTCCGCTCGCCGTACTGGCCGCTGCACGCCGCGGACGAACTCGGTGAAGATATCGAGTGGCCCGTGCAGTACCGCCGCGCGAAGCCGCGCTGA
- a CDS encoding MSCRAMM family adhesin SdrC: MSHSSRGPDDEDLAALASELETTLSDLRAELAERERGDDRDERVATEGDRRPTADRRERRDRGRRPPRPPAPGELFRFTSDYTIPTVVAVLEATIEALELLRGVIDLAAPGETPAGRRRGRGSRRTRRDARGLARSVFSDAVGEGVTAATDRAATDATDALDRLRETLSEADLPEDGESRDLVADARELSAELERRVRESREVVDRERDRERDADRTRPTDRRRDDGPVTIEVGDPDESTDDGDDASEGDPSDAGSDTNERDADGDDTRPEVDVDSELESIKREMRDGDGGRAEDGDDTDGTDTPVDGDGAGSDDTDGSVDRD; this comes from the coding sequence ATGAGTCACTCCTCCCGCGGTCCGGACGACGAGGACCTCGCGGCGCTCGCCTCCGAGTTGGAGACGACGCTCTCGGATCTCCGTGCGGAACTCGCCGAGCGCGAACGTGGGGACGATCGCGACGAGCGAGTCGCGACCGAGGGCGACCGACGGCCCACCGCGGATCGCCGGGAACGCCGCGATCGCGGCCGCCGTCCCCCTCGTCCCCCGGCGCCGGGGGAGCTGTTCCGATTCACGAGCGACTACACGATCCCGACGGTCGTGGCCGTCCTCGAGGCGACGATCGAGGCGCTCGAACTCCTCCGGGGGGTCATCGATCTCGCCGCGCCCGGCGAGACGCCCGCGGGTCGGCGTCGCGGACGCGGTTCACGCCGCACCCGTCGAGACGCCCGTGGGCTCGCCCGGTCGGTGTTCTCGGACGCGGTGGGCGAGGGCGTCACCGCCGCGACCGACCGCGCGGCAACCGATGCGACGGACGCGCTGGATCGCCTCCGCGAGACGCTCTCGGAGGCCGACCTCCCCGAAGACGGGGAGAGCCGCGACCTCGTCGCCGACGCGCGCGAGTTGAGCGCGGAACTGGAGCGCCGCGTCCGCGAGTCGCGGGAGGTCGTCGACCGCGAGCGCGACCGTGAACGCGACGCCGACCGAACGCGCCCGACGGACCGCCGGCGCGACGACGGCCCGGTCACCATCGAGGTCGGCGACCCCGACGAGTCGACGGACGACGGCGACGACGCGTCCGAGGGTGACCCGAGTGACGCCGGCAGCGACACGAACGAGCGCGACGCCGACGGCGACGACACGCGCCCGGAGGTCGACGTCGACTCGGAGCTGGAGTCGATCAAACGCGAGATGCGGGACGGAGACGGAGGCCGCGCGGAGGACGGCGACGACACTGACGGAACCGATACCCCCGTTGACGGCGACGGCGCCGGCAGCGACGATACCGACGGCTCGGTGGATCGCGACTGA
- a CDS encoding nucleic acid-binding protein — MSDERADERSESANGAGSGATRDDAPAFEAARYPDGSITYPAHPVGPGGQEPVGTVDLSEYTAEVITWTTSTATPPGVREPNHVAIVEFDVDGEPVRAIGQVTTGDIEFGDEVEPVYCEQLRDPEAGIREPASQEWDGFRFRPVE; from the coding sequence ATGAGCGACGAGCGCGCGGACGAGCGGAGCGAGTCCGCGAACGGAGCGGGGAGCGGAGCGACCCGCGACGACGCGCCCGCCTTCGAGGCGGCCCGCTATCCGGACGGCTCGATCACCTATCCCGCCCACCCGGTCGGGCCGGGCGGCCAGGAACCTGTCGGGACGGTTGACCTGAGCGAGTACACCGCCGAGGTGATCACGTGGACCACGTCGACGGCGACGCCGCCGGGCGTGCGCGAGCCGAACCACGTCGCGATCGTCGAGTTCGATGTGGACGGCGAGCCCGTCCGCGCGATCGGACAGGTCACGACGGGCGACATCGAGTTCGGCGACGAGGTCGAGCCGGTGTACTGCGAGCAGCTCCGCGATCCCGAGGCGGGGATCCGCGAGCCCGCCAGTCAGGAGTGGGACGGGTTCCGGTTCCGCCCCGTCGAATGA